Proteins encoded together in one Fibrobacter sp. UWEL window:
- a CDS encoding undecaprenyl-diphosphate phosphatase: MIESIILGLLQGLAEFLPISSSGHLVLGEKLLNMKEAGMFFDIMLHAGTLLSIFVVFRKKIVDMIVGCIRRDPAQLKEVGYIVLASIPTAIIGIGFKKPLESLFENPKAVCCAMLFTATLLFVSQWGKTGSKHPDNDGVQMNWWRALVTGVVQGVACIPGISRSGSTISGMIFLGVNRKYAGEFSFLMSIPAVGGAALLDCIKWIKCQDPETVARYAIEKPEKALACADASGFTPELLVGMIVAFIFGIIALKWLMAFVQKGKFHYFSYYLWAAGILGLIFIK; encoded by the coding sequence ATGATCGAATCTATCATTTTAGGCCTGTTGCAGGGCCTCGCTGAATTTCTCCCCATTTCTAGTTCTGGCCATCTGGTTCTTGGCGAAAAGCTCTTGAACATGAAGGAAGCAGGAATGTTCTTTGACATTATGCTTCACGCTGGAACTCTCCTTTCCATCTTTGTCGTGTTCCGCAAGAAGATTGTGGACATGATCGTGGGCTGTATCCGTCGCGATCCGGCTCAGCTAAAGGAAGTTGGCTACATCGTGCTGGCTTCTATCCCCACCGCCATTATCGGCATTGGCTTCAAGAAACCTCTGGAAAGCCTGTTTGAAAATCCCAAGGCAGTTTGCTGCGCTATGCTGTTTACCGCAACCTTGCTGTTTGTCTCCCAGTGGGGCAAGACCGGCAGCAAGCATCCGGATAATGACGGAGTCCAGATGAACTGGTGGCGCGCTCTTGTAACGGGTGTGGTTCAGGGCGTTGCCTGCATCCCCGGCATTAGCCGCAGCGGTTCTACCATCAGTGGCATGATTTTCCTGGGCGTCAACCGTAAGTACGCCGGCGAGTTCAGCTTCCTCATGAGCATTCCCGCTGTGGGCGGTGCTGCCCTCCTGGATTGCATCAAGTGGATCAAGTGCCAGGATCCCGAAACGGTGGCCCGTTATGCGATTGAAAAGCCTGAAAAGGCATTGGCCTGTGCGGACGCTAGCGGTTTCACTCCGGAACTTCTGGTGGGCATGATTGTGGCATTCATCTTTGGTATTATCGCCTTGAAGTGGCTGATGGCCTTTGTTCAGAAGGGTAAGTTCCATTACTTCAGCTACTACCTGTGGGCTGCAGGTATCCTGGGCTTGATCTTTATCAAGTAA
- a CDS encoding TIGR02147 family protein, producing the protein MNSIFEFSDYRDYLKLYYEEKKKEHPFFSYQMFGKKLDISPSSLFCVLEKKLHLPVRCAPAAKKCLGLTGRASQYFDLLLAASRTKRVKERERLMAEAFQLKDIQRRSIENDQLSYLRQWWTVVVRSFLQINQGRTDPENIAKYLRPQVTKDQVKDSLTLLKNLGFIRKAAHGRVNLADAHLTISAGPEKTKAIREFQAQVMTLAKASLEEVPPNQRDISTLTMAIDEDCVEDIKGMLQEFRRQIQIRIDECPTPTRVVQLNMALFPVTEDYKGED; encoded by the coding sequence ATGAATTCGATTTTTGAATTTTCGGACTACCGTGATTATTTGAAACTCTATTATGAAGAGAAAAAGAAGGAACACCCCTTTTTCTCTTATCAGATGTTCGGCAAGAAACTGGATATTTCACCAAGTTCCCTTTTTTGCGTTCTAGAAAAAAAGCTTCATCTTCCTGTAAGGTGTGCTCCCGCGGCTAAAAAATGTCTTGGCCTTACAGGGCGAGCCTCCCAATATTTCGACCTGCTGTTAGCAGCCTCCCGCACCAAGAGGGTGAAGGAACGTGAACGACTTATGGCAGAGGCTTTCCAGCTGAAGGATATCCAGCGTCGTTCCATCGAAAACGACCAGCTGTCCTACCTCAGGCAATGGTGGACCGTCGTCGTCCGCTCCTTCCTGCAAATCAACCAGGGAAGAACTGACCCCGAAAACATCGCTAAATACCTCCGCCCCCAGGTAACCAAGGATCAGGTGAAAGACAGCCTGACTTTGTTAAAAAATTTAGGTTTTATCCGTAAAGCAGCCCACGGCCGAGTCAATTTGGCAGACGCCCACTTGACCATTAGCGCCGGTCCTGAAAAAACAAAGGCGATCCGCGAGTTCCAGGCGCAAGTAATGACCTTAGCCAAGGCTTCTCTTGAAGAAGTTCCGCCCAACCAGCGAGATATTTCTACATTGACAATGGCCATCGACGAAGATTGCGTCGAGGACATTAAAGGTATGCTTCAAGAATTTCGCAGACAAATCCAGATTCGAATCGACGAATGTCCTACGCCCACCCGCGTAGTTCAGTTGAATATGGCTTTGTTCCCCGTCACTGAAGACTATAAGGGGGAAGACTAA